In a single window of the Salmo trutta chromosome 21, fSalTru1.1, whole genome shotgun sequence genome:
- the erich2 gene encoding glutamate-rich protein 2 isoform X1: MSRLECVGKSSKVPQKQVAPALLETHMPKEALEAKYFTAAPQSSLPTQAVSNPMKVTPPGRFKVLCAGGVNNISVGFAGPPVILSQDLKMKDNKKPQQSASAVTGGRVFVQPRAQTTPCSVCVHPPAEPLPPLEPEGEEEHTEEEDDDDNDDDGGEADDDEEEGYRAPLELMAEFLKSVMEKDFVLAKKLCQMILVYEPNNPEAKQFIPLIQERLVREQEEKSQDDDDDCSDSSDEDDSGSDQDSPQSSDSSSSSSSDEEEELERRHKPCPPSHLSP; this comes from the exons ATGAGCAG ACTTGAATGTGTGGGGAAGTCTTCCAAGGTTCCACAGAAGCAG GTGGCCCCTGCACTTCTTGAGACACACATGCCTAAAG aAGCACTGGAAGCCAAGTATTTTACTGCCGCACCCCA aAGTAGCCTTCCTACACAAGCAGTATCAAATCCTATGAAG GTCACTCCACCTGGGAGATTCAAAGTGCTCTGTGCAGGAGGTGTGAATAACATTAGTGTTGGGTTCGCTGGACCGCCTGTGATCCTCAGCCAAGACCTGAAGATGAAGGACAATAAGAAACCACAGCAGTCGGCTTCAGCTGTTACAG GAGGAAGAGTGTTTGTGCAGCCACGGGCCCAAACTAccccctgctctgtgtgtgttcacCCTCCAGCTGAGCCCCTCCCCCCTCTTGAACCAGAAGGGGAGGAAGAGCAcactgaggaggaggatgatgatgataatgatgacgaTGGTGGTGAGgcggatgatgatgaggaggagggataCAGGGCTCCGCTGGAGCTGATGGCTGAA TTCCTCAAGTCTGTAATGGAGAAAGACTTTGTGCTGGCAAAGAAACTGTGTCAGATGA TTCTGGTCTATGAACCAAATAATCCAGAAGCCAAGCAGTTCATTCCTCTCATCCAGGAGAGACTGGTGAGAG AGCAAGAGGAGAAAAGccaagatgatgatgatgattgttcAGACTCCAGTGATGAAGATGACTCTGGGAGTGATCAAGACTCTCCTCAGAGCTCAGACAGCTCCTCCTCATCGTCgtcagatgaggaagaggagctggagaggagacaCAAACCATGTCCACCCTCTCACCTTTCCCCATAG
- the erich2 gene encoding glutamate-rich protein 2 isoform X3, with protein MSRLECVGKSSKVPQKQVAPALLETHMPKEALEAKYFTAAPQSSLPTQAVSNPMKVTPPGRFKVLCAGGVNNISVGFAGPPVILSQDLKMKDNKKPQQSASAVTAEPLPPLEPEGEEEHTEEEDDDDNDDDGGEADDDEEEGYRAPLELMAEFLKSVMEKDFVLAKKLCQMILVYEPNNPEAKQFIPLIQERLVREQEEKSQDDDDDCSDSSDEDDSGSDQDSPQSSDSSSSSSSDEEEELERRHKPCPPSHLSP; from the exons ATGAGCAG ACTTGAATGTGTGGGGAAGTCTTCCAAGGTTCCACAGAAGCAG GTGGCCCCTGCACTTCTTGAGACACACATGCCTAAAG aAGCACTGGAAGCCAAGTATTTTACTGCCGCACCCCA aAGTAGCCTTCCTACACAAGCAGTATCAAATCCTATGAAG GTCACTCCACCTGGGAGATTCAAAGTGCTCTGTGCAGGAGGTGTGAATAACATTAGTGTTGGGTTCGCTGGACCGCCTGTGATCCTCAGCCAAGACCTGAAGATGAAGGACAATAAGAAACCACAGCAGTCGGCTTCAGCTGTTACAG CTGAGCCCCTCCCCCCTCTTGAACCAGAAGGGGAGGAAGAGCAcactgaggaggaggatgatgatgataatgatgacgaTGGTGGTGAGgcggatgatgatgaggaggagggataCAGGGCTCCGCTGGAGCTGATGGCTGAA TTCCTCAAGTCTGTAATGGAGAAAGACTTTGTGCTGGCAAAGAAACTGTGTCAGATGA TTCTGGTCTATGAACCAAATAATCCAGAAGCCAAGCAGTTCATTCCTCTCATCCAGGAGAGACTGGTGAGAG AGCAAGAGGAGAAAAGccaagatgatgatgatgattgttcAGACTCCAGTGATGAAGATGACTCTGGGAGTGATCAAGACTCTCCTCAGAGCTCAGACAGCTCCTCCTCATCGTCgtcagatgaggaagaggagctggagaggagacaCAAACCATGTCCACCCTCTCACCTTTCCCCATAG
- the erich2 gene encoding glutamate-rich protein 2 isoform X4 — MKVTPPGRFKVLCAGGVNNISVGFAGPPVILSQDLKMKDNKKPQQSASAVTGGRVFVQPRAQTTPCSVCVHPPAEPLPPLEPEGEEEHTEEEDDDDNDDDGGEADDDEEEGYRAPLELMAEFLKSVMEKDFVLAKKLCQMILVYEPNNPEAKQFIPLIQERLVREQEEKSQDDDDDCSDSSDEDDSGSDQDSPQSSDSSSSSSSDEEEELERRHKPCPPSHLSP; from the exons ATGAAG GTCACTCCACCTGGGAGATTCAAAGTGCTCTGTGCAGGAGGTGTGAATAACATTAGTGTTGGGTTCGCTGGACCGCCTGTGATCCTCAGCCAAGACCTGAAGATGAAGGACAATAAGAAACCACAGCAGTCGGCTTCAGCTGTTACAG GAGGAAGAGTGTTTGTGCAGCCACGGGCCCAAACTAccccctgctctgtgtgtgttcacCCTCCAGCTGAGCCCCTCCCCCCTCTTGAACCAGAAGGGGAGGAAGAGCAcactgaggaggaggatgatgatgataatgatgacgaTGGTGGTGAGgcggatgatgatgaggaggagggataCAGGGCTCCGCTGGAGCTGATGGCTGAA TTCCTCAAGTCTGTAATGGAGAAAGACTTTGTGCTGGCAAAGAAACTGTGTCAGATGA TTCTGGTCTATGAACCAAATAATCCAGAAGCCAAGCAGTTCATTCCTCTCATCCAGGAGAGACTGGTGAGAG AGCAAGAGGAGAAAAGccaagatgatgatgatgattgttcAGACTCCAGTGATGAAGATGACTCTGGGAGTGATCAAGACTCTCCTCAGAGCTCAGACAGCTCCTCCTCATCGTCgtcagatgaggaagaggagctggagaggagacaCAAACCATGTCCACCCTCTCACCTTTCCCCATAG
- the erich2 gene encoding glutamate-rich protein 2 isoform X2, which translates to MSRLECVGKSSKVPQKQVAPALLETHMPKALEAKYFTAAPQSSLPTQAVSNPMKVTPPGRFKVLCAGGVNNISVGFAGPPVILSQDLKMKDNKKPQQSASAVTGGRVFVQPRAQTTPCSVCVHPPAEPLPPLEPEGEEEHTEEEDDDDNDDDGGEADDDEEEGYRAPLELMAEFLKSVMEKDFVLAKKLCQMILVYEPNNPEAKQFIPLIQERLVREQEEKSQDDDDDCSDSSDEDDSGSDQDSPQSSDSSSSSSSDEEEELERRHKPCPPSHLSP; encoded by the exons ATGAGCAG ACTTGAATGTGTGGGGAAGTCTTCCAAGGTTCCACAGAAGCAG GTGGCCCCTGCACTTCTTGAGACACACATGCCTAAAG CACTGGAAGCCAAGTATTTTACTGCCGCACCCCA aAGTAGCCTTCCTACACAAGCAGTATCAAATCCTATGAAG GTCACTCCACCTGGGAGATTCAAAGTGCTCTGTGCAGGAGGTGTGAATAACATTAGTGTTGGGTTCGCTGGACCGCCTGTGATCCTCAGCCAAGACCTGAAGATGAAGGACAATAAGAAACCACAGCAGTCGGCTTCAGCTGTTACAG GAGGAAGAGTGTTTGTGCAGCCACGGGCCCAAACTAccccctgctctgtgtgtgttcacCCTCCAGCTGAGCCCCTCCCCCCTCTTGAACCAGAAGGGGAGGAAGAGCAcactgaggaggaggatgatgatgataatgatgacgaTGGTGGTGAGgcggatgatgatgaggaggagggataCAGGGCTCCGCTGGAGCTGATGGCTGAA TTCCTCAAGTCTGTAATGGAGAAAGACTTTGTGCTGGCAAAGAAACTGTGTCAGATGA TTCTGGTCTATGAACCAAATAATCCAGAAGCCAAGCAGTTCATTCCTCTCATCCAGGAGAGACTGGTGAGAG AGCAAGAGGAGAAAAGccaagatgatgatgatgattgttcAGACTCCAGTGATGAAGATGACTCTGGGAGTGATCAAGACTCTCCTCAGAGCTCAGACAGCTCCTCCTCATCGTCgtcagatgaggaagaggagctggagaggagacaCAAACCATGTCCACCCTCTCACCTTTCCCCATAG